One genomic segment of Fibrobacter sp. includes these proteins:
- a CDS encoding T9SS type A sorting domain-containing protein — protein MKRSEKAFFKQHRGIALSLMVVFLSAFQVMAQDGNSSFGWANYDGQTTEKGPVTGGGNATPVKVTTFADLKAAVESSEPRVIHVMNDMGNGYKGTSGDVLRFKSNKTIIGVKAGLTVKCSFQISGVENIIVRNLIIRGPGNSNSEQNWDAVCIQGSKRIWFDHCTVMEGEDGNFDVVKGSDNVTASWCKFTYVSNGEHNLSNLIGSSDNESVSHGKLNVTYAYCWWENVNSRSPRTRYGKIHVLNCYYNNVGSGAYAGYMSNVRVEGCFFESNVKNPTGLISTGGQAGVFTIDCNVNGTKKDGYNDPFTPPYKYNKFPYSEVKSKITAARGGAGATLDNPISEGKTFNLAVSIAQGEGTVAPQSGSYGEGESITVTATPAQGWIFDHWDGDLSGSANPATVTMTSNKNISAYFIQDSRNYFTITKQASPGGSITQTPAGSSLLEGTNVTLKAVPLSGWKFNGWTGDHSGTDATYTITSLNRNISVSASFIPLDRFVYQAENGVLNEAVLETKNAGFTGTAYVNFNAVAGASLEIPVYADAAGEKKVTITFANGSGSARSLSISVNGTRQIADVRFEATPDWTTWQSKQVSINLPQGASTITLATINGQDGPNVDKITIDQSAASEALRNEKAQSRSFYNPVRKVLCIETNPSSTLKVSIFSIDGKMVFSRVLNSATGKTNIHLNRFNSGIYLIKLESDDFTRSGYFNLM, from the coding sequence ATGAAAAGATCAGAAAAAGCGTTTTTTAAGCAACACCGGGGAATAGCTTTATCGTTAATGGTGGTTTTTCTATCAGCATTTCAAGTGATGGCACAGGATGGAAATTCTTCTTTTGGCTGGGCAAATTATGACGGCCAGACAACGGAAAAAGGGCCGGTTACCGGAGGCGGAAATGCCACTCCTGTGAAAGTTACCACCTTTGCGGATTTAAAGGCTGCCGTTGAATCCTCAGAACCCAGGGTGATCCATGTCATGAATGACATGGGTAATGGATACAAAGGAACAAGTGGTGATGTCCTGAGATTCAAGTCCAACAAAACCATTATCGGTGTGAAAGCGGGTCTTACCGTAAAATGTTCATTTCAGATTTCAGGAGTTGAGAACATTATAGTCAGAAATCTGATAATCAGAGGGCCAGGAAATTCCAATTCAGAACAAAACTGGGATGCAGTATGTATACAGGGATCCAAGAGGATCTGGTTTGACCACTGCACAGTGATGGAAGGAGAGGATGGAAACTTTGACGTCGTAAAAGGCTCGGATAATGTGACCGCATCATGGTGCAAATTTACTTATGTATCAAACGGTGAACATAATCTTTCAAATCTTATCGGATCCAGTGACAACGAGTCAGTCAGTCATGGTAAACTCAACGTCACCTATGCCTATTGCTGGTGGGAAAATGTCAATTCACGCAGTCCGCGCACACGCTACGGTAAAATTCATGTGCTTAACTGCTATTACAACAATGTCGGGAGCGGTGCTTATGCGGGATATATGTCAAATGTCAGGGTGGAAGGATGTTTTTTCGAGAGCAATGTTAAAAATCCCACCGGGCTTATCAGTACAGGAGGCCAGGCGGGTGTATTTACAATAGATTGCAATGTAAACGGGACAAAGAAAGATGGTTACAATGATCCCTTTACTCCCCCCTATAAGTACAACAAATTTCCTTATTCCGAAGTAAAAAGCAAAATAACAGCAGCAAGGGGAGGGGCTGGAGCCACGCTGGATAATCCAATTTCAGAGGGAAAAACCTTCAATCTTGCTGTATCGATTGCACAGGGAGAAGGAACCGTTGCGCCTCAAAGCGGAAGCTATGGTGAAGGTGAGAGCATAACTGTGACAGCGACTCCCGCTCAGGGGTGGATTTTTGACCACTGGGATGGAGACCTTTCCGGGAGCGCCAATCCGGCAACTGTCACAATGACATCCAATAAAAACATTTCAGCTTATTTTATTCAGGATTCGAGAAACTATTTCACTATAACAAAACAGGCTTCTCCCGGCGGTTCAATCACCCAGACCCCAGCAGGTTCTTCCCTGCTTGAAGGTACGAATGTGACCCTGAAGGCAGTTCCGCTCAGCGGCTGGAAATTCAACGGGTGGACAGGAGACCATAGCGGCACAGACGCCACTTACACTATCACATCTTTGAACAGAAACATCTCAGTTTCGGCTTCTTTCATTCCACTGGATAGATTTGTTTACCAGGCAGAAAATGGCGTCCTGAATGAAGCAGTACTGGAGACAAAGAATGCCGGCTTTACAGGCACTGCTTATGTAAACTTTAATGCCGTAGCGGGTGCATCCCTTGAGATTCCAGTTTATGCTGATGCTGCCGGCGAGAAAAAAGTCACTATTACATTTGCCAATGGATCAGGTTCGGCAAGATCATTGTCGATCTCTGTTAACGGCACCCGGCAGATAGCGGATGTCAGGTTCGAAGCTACCCCGGACTGGACAACCTGGCAATCAAAGCAGGTAAGTATCAACCTCCCGCAGGGAGCAAGCACTATCACCCTGGCAACCATAAACGGTCAGGATGGTCCCAATGTTGATAAGATTACAATTGATCAGAGTGCTGCTTCTGAAGCTTTAAGAAACGAAAAAGCTCAATCGCGCTCATTCTATAACCCTGTCCGGAAAGTACTCTGTATCGAGACAAATCCATCCAGTACGCTGAAAGTGAGCATCTTCTCAATCGATGGGAAAATGGTGTTTTCAAGAGTACTCAATAGTGCAACCGGAAAGACAAATATTCATCTGAACAGATTCAATTCCGGGATTTACCTCATAAAACTTGAATCCGATGATTTTACGAGGAGCGGGTATTTTAATCTTATGTAA